A DNA window from Rhizobium sp. NXC14 contains the following coding sequences:
- a CDS encoding ferritin-like domain-containing protein, producing MAKEKTLEDLFYDTLKDIYFAERQILRALPKMARAAQSSELKAGFQKHLEETEAQVERLQQVFEKIGKRAQGKTCEAIQGIIAEGEEIMEEFKGTPALDAGLISAAQAVEHYEIARYGTLKTWAATIGLKDVVALLDQTLQEETATDKILTKLATTAANQKAKAA from the coding sequence ATGGCCAAGGAAAAGACGTTGGAAGATCTCTTCTACGACACGCTCAAGGACATCTATTTTGCCGAGCGGCAGATATTGCGCGCCCTGCCGAAGATGGCGCGCGCCGCCCAGTCCTCCGAACTGAAGGCCGGTTTCCAGAAGCATCTCGAGGAAACCGAAGCCCAGGTCGAGCGCCTGCAGCAGGTTTTTGAAAAGATCGGCAAGCGCGCCCAGGGCAAGACCTGCGAGGCGATCCAGGGCATTATCGCCGAGGGCGAAGAGATCATGGAAGAATTCAAGGGCACACCGGCGCTGGATGCCGGGCTGATCTCCGCCGCCCAGGCGGTCGAGCACTATGAAATCGCCCGTTACGGCACACTGAAGACCTGGGCCGCAACGATCGGCCTGAAGGATGTCGTCGCGCTGCTCGACCAGACGCTGCAGGAGGAAACGGCCACCGACAAGATCCTTACCAAGCTCGCCACGACGGCGGCAAACCAGAAGGCAAAAGCCGCCTGA